One part of the Dermacentor andersoni chromosome 2, qqDerAnde1_hic_scaffold, whole genome shotgun sequence genome encodes these proteins:
- the LOC126542824 gene encoding uncharacterized protein, which yields MYTIGAIADLVSNKCATSSSTAETSENNRKAPNPARSVPHYVEFKSQIASAPVKTSRRERRLGKRLHGEHLPWTQEKAPQLAEKEFEHSGDSIDESDGGKHAPLKSKFVTNSNRDNSQNSSRLPKNKKKATEFASDNIADEADGSKPVRPLKRRKQDKVSHSDLDSGTENETSLLVADNNSKEQKKIHRQEKKLRHPDTPDKDERTVFVGNLPVTATPKSVRHVFSKYGTIESIRFRSIVPAKESLSKKVAFISKALHSNKQTVNAYIVFKAKETVKDALTLNGSVLFGNHIRVDCVGAPKSQMNEKQTVFVGNLAHEIQDEELWKLFAECGDVAAVRLVRDKVTGMGKGFGFVTFKRLDGAALALEMTGRELSGRPIRVSPFSKQAVPRKVVQKGTSFQRKTKKSRESLEGVSFEGSQAERLSKKKRKLKKQIREKMQQKVQKKIFQLGGGSAKKAKKRKDAKQPNKVGE from the coding sequence ATGTACACGATCGGCGCGATTGCCGATCTTGTCAGCAATAAATGTGCTACAAGTTCCAGTACTGCGGAGACATCTGAGAACAACAGGAAGGCGCCTAATCCAGCACGTTCTGTTCCGCATTACGTGGAGTTCAAGAGCCAGATTGCTTCAGCGCCAGTGAAGACATCACGACGCGAGCGCAGGCTTGGAAAGCGACTTCACGGTGAGCATTTACCTTGGACACAAGAAAAAGCGCCTCAACTAGCTGAAAAGGAGTTCGAGCACAGCGGAGACAGCATCGACGAATCGGACGGCGGTAAGCATGCGCCTCTCAAGAGCAAGTTTGTCACAAACAGTAATAGGGACAATAGCCAGAATTCTTCGAGGCTgccgaaaaacaagaaaaaagcaaccgAGTTCGCGAGCGATAATATTGCCGACGAAGCTGATGGTTCAAAGCCGGTGCGGCCTCTGAAACGCCGCAAGCAAGACAAAGTGTCACATTCCGATCTGGACAGCGGCACGGAGAATGAAACCTCACTCCTTGTGGCAGATAATAATTcgaaagagcagaagaaaattCATCGACAAGAGAAGAAACTGCGGCACCCAGACACGCCGGACAAGGACGAGAGGACCGTTTTCGTCGGTAATTTGCCAGTAACTGCCACCCCGAAAAGTGTTCGACACGTGTTCTCTAAGTACGGGACTATTGAGAGCATTCGATTCCGGTCCATAGTTCCGGCTAAAGAGAGCCTCAGCAAAAAGGTTGCCTTCATCAGCAAAGCGTTGCATTCGAACAAGCAGACTGTGAATGCTTACATCGTTTTCAAGGCGAAAGAAACAGTCAAGGACGCTCTTACCTTGAATGGTAGTGTACTCTTCGGAAATCACATCAGGGTGGACTGTGTTGGTGCGCCCAAGTCACAAATGAATGAGAAGCAAACGGTTTTCGTTGGAAACCTGGCTCATGAAATTCAAGATGAGGAACTTTGGAAGTTATTTGCAGAGTGTGGTGATGTAGCCGCAGTGCGCCTTGTCAGAGACAAGGTAACTGGCATGGGGAAAGGGTTTGGTTTTGTCACTTTCAAACGGTTGGATGGAGCTGCACTCGCCTTGGAAATGACTGGCCGGGAGCTGTCTGGAAGGCCCATCAGGGTATCGCCATTTTCAAAACAGGCTGTGCCCAGAAAAGTTGTTCAGAAAGGAACTTCCTTCCAGCGGAAGACAAAGAAGTCTCGCGAGTCACTAGAGGGTGTAAGCTTTGAGGGCTCTCAGGCTGAACGCCtctcaaagaagaaaagaaagttgaagAAGCAGATACGTGAGAAGATGCAGCAAAAGGTTCAGAAGAAAATTTTCCAGCTTGGTGGTGGCTcagcaaagaaagcaaagaaaaggaaagatgcAAAGCAGCCAAATAAAGTCGGGGAGTAA